A region of the Vibrio tubiashii genome:
TACGCCTCTCGATACGAGCTGAGGCAGCCGCCTTCTTTTCTTCTGAAGTATCGACATTCTTATGACCTTTGTTTGGTTTTTTGTTTGACATCTTAACCTGCCCGCTGTGTTAAATTTTTCAATATTGCCGACTCGCCGAATTCCTTCATTGGTTTCATCTCGCCTTTGGCGATTTCAGGAACAGTAATTTGTGCCGGGCAACCGCTGCACATCTTACTTGAAGCATCATGCTGCATCACAAAGCCATCTCTGTAGCAATTGCAGCCCTCAGAGAGCCAAGGAGTATTGCCAAGGCACAGGCCACTTGGGATGAAGTCGAAGACAAAATTGTTCTCTTCAACAGTCTCGATGGCAATTTCACGCATCATTTCAGGCACTGAAGCGACAGAACCTTCGAGTTTTTCTTTTAGTAGAGGAAAGCCCTCACCGCCTAAGTCGTCTCTAAGTGAATAGTCAACTAACCTATTTGAACGAGCCTTATTGTATTGTTGGTGTAGTTTCCTTAGGGCAGCGCCTGTCTCTTTCTCTGTGAGATAATGGGCAGTCATACTCCAATCAACGTGGGCTAGCTCATGCATGAGGGCATCAGCTTCACCTTTCTCGTAACGGTAATAGAACATGATTGCGAAGAACCTTCGAAACTGGTGCTCTGATAGCTTCCAGTGTTTGCCATTGTCGTCACGTTCAATGCCAATAAAATCAAAGAAGTCATCTGCAATTCTGTTAATCGACTTCATTGTTGTAGGTGGACGATCAAAGGTGTCATCAAATACGAAAATAGAGTTCGTGTTCTTTTTTTTACGGCCCTTTTCACTCAATCTTTCAAGTATTGATACCGCCTTTTCGACTAAAGATACCGCTGTGAAGTCAGCGTGTTTCTGCAAGGTTTTTGCGACAAAACTATTCAGCCACAAAAAACCATCAAGGTCTTTACTAACACACCCAACCTGCAAACCAAAAACTTCTGATTCTCGCCTTGCTGTTAAAGCGAAAATGATTACTACGCAGCAAAAAGGTAGGTACTGATACAAGGCTTTATGCAGAGAAACTTTCTTAGTCTGATTCGCCAAAATTGACAACCTTATTGAGTTGTATTGCCCACGAGTCAATTCACAAGCCTCCATAGACTTCATCCGCGAAACTCCGGCAGCCATGTTTTTTGCTATAGCTTCATAGACTTCGTTTGAGTGCTTTCGATTCCCTGAGCGATCCATAGCATGTTTATAGGCAGTCATAGGGAAGGGAGAGTGTAACCTCGTGTCATTGGCCTTATAGAGCCTGACCTTTTTATTCGTTTGTTTCCCAGCCTGATAAACATCACCGTTAAGTAACTTAAGCTCACGTGCATATATAGCTGAGAAGTGCTTTTCAGCCTCAAATAAGTCGTCGGCATAATCCAACACAAAGCGAGCGGCGGCGTCCATCATATCTATGAATATCAAGGGAGGTATGTCTCGTGTACGCTCGGACAAGTCAACCATCTCATTGAAGTCAGGGTATTCATACTCTGTAGCTACGCAAACTTCATCGACATCAAACGGAATTAGGTTGTAATTAAACAGCCCCCCGTAAACTGAATTAGCTTGCGAATAGGCACTTAGTGTTGCTAGGTAGTCTTTGTAAGATCTCTCATGCACCATCTTCTTTTCACTTATATCAGTCAAAGTTTCAGGGTATAAAACCTTAAATGTCTCTGCGCTATAGTGCCTTTCCAGCTCAAGGCTTTTTAATGCAACGATTCTTTTGGCAGCAGCACACTCCCTGAAGGCATACTGATTTATACCCAACTCATTAAAAATTCTAGTTGTATCTATTTTGGTTGATTGTTTCTTGTCTTCGCATCTAAGTATCGGAATTTCATGTAATTCCAAGCCATCAAAGTAATCTTCTAGTACCTTTACATAGTTCAGGTTGTAACCAAGTTTGTTACCTCCATTTTGGATTAGAAGGAAGAATTCACCATATGACAAGTTTTCTAGATTGGTAATATAAGGAGTTGCAAGCCCTTCTGCTACATAACGTTTCAGAGAGTCTACGAAGGCTTTAACTCGGCTGTTAGAACTGAGTTTTATCGCATTCTTAAAGTTGGCTGTGATTGTGATGGCAACAAACAATTTCATATCTTCGATAACCCTTGGGTTATCGGATATACGTCCGCCACCAAGAACGACCGTATCAAAGTGGATGTTGATGGGCTTTTTCAACTGCTTTGACGAAGAGTCCTTACTCGGCATAGATACGCGCCAAGTATTTTCCTTGTAGTCATTGAGCAGCCAAGGATAGTCATGCTCAATTAGATCAGATGGTTTTGTAAATTCATCTTTTCTGTTTAATGACTCCTTATCTTGGGGGCTGAGTGAAAGGTAGTCGATCAGCGAGATTTGGCTTGCAAGCATCAACTAATCTCTTTGAAATCAATTAATAGATATGGATTGTTGTGTTTCGACATTTGAATTTTGGCATCTGCTACAAGTGCTTTCTTATTCTCAACAGGTGAGTCAGTCAATCGACTCAATATTGTCTTAATAAAACTTAACCAGAAGTACCAGTTCAAGTCAGTGCCATCAATCTTATCCTCTTCAATAGCTTGATTTAATGCTTCTCGCCACATGAGCAGGTGCATAACGTTTTCAACCGATTCAATAAACACATGTTCTTTGTTCTTACAGGTTAGGCAACGAGCAACCTTATTACATACCTCACCATCTTCTACATCTTCTTGCGCTCCACCTCTAGGTTCAGAGCAAACTAAACCACCAAAGCCAGAGTCAATCATTTGCTCCATACGATCTTTGTACTCAGATGGGTCTACACCTAATTTTTCTGCGGCATTATCGATACGCATAGTAATCAAGGTTTGCAGCCACTCTTTGAACTCTCGCATGATTACATCATGCTTGGCTTTCATGGGGGCTCGATCAGCGTAGGCTGTGGAAGTTCTACCTCCCTTATGCTGCGCTTCATCTTTAAGTTTTGCTACTCCACCATTCATAGCTGATAGAAGTAGAACACTCTTCCTCACCATTTCTGCGGTAGCAAACCAGTTTCCATTGCTTATTTCGGTAATAGTAGCTTTCATCTGTAGAGTAAAGGTTGCGCCATCAGGTTTCCGAGGACGCATTACCTCGAATCTCTTGTCTTTGGTGTTTGCAAATGACAAGAACAAATTTTCTTTATCATCAGGAGAGATATCCATCTCCCTGTAAGGTTGAGTTACTCTTTTGACATGCCGTACAACATCAAAGCTAGAGACTTTGAGGCTACTGCTTATAGCTTTAAATAGCGTGCTTTTCGCACGATGTTTGTACCACTCGATGACAGGAGTGTCGCCAAGATCGTTTATGCAATCTATAGGAAGGTTAGTTGCTGGCGTAACGTTCATACAGTTGTCAAAGATCAACAATAATGCAGCAGGGGAATATAGCCGTGATGTACAGCCTAGACGATCAGCAAACCATAAGTCATTCCAGCCATAGACTTTAACATCCAAGCCTTCTTTTCTTCGAACCTCATTCAACTGCTTAGTCGCTGTGCGATAAGTTTTACCGTCTCTTTCCTTTAACTGAATCTTGCCATTGCAATACCAGAACCAAGCTAAAAGACCATATCGGAGTTCTTCATAAGTAAGCGCCCTAATGTCCTCTAACATTGGGTTGGTTTTACCGCTGCCACCGTTGAAATTTAGAAACTCATCAAGAAGAGGGCATATATGGCGGTGAGCACGAATGGCTACAAGCCCTTCTGCTCGAATCTTTCTGGCCTCAATAAACTTATCTTCTAGGCCTAGCCTCAAATCCGACAATCGCTTTGTTAGCAACCACTCGGCCTTTTTATCAAGATTCAGCTCTGCGAAACTGTCAGGAAGCTCATATTCTCCCATTACCTCTACAGCCTTTAAATTTGCAATCAAGCGACTCATTTCTGAATGATTATCACTCTCCAAGCCACCGATAGATTCTAGGATGTGAGGAGGGAGTGTTGCGTCAGCAACTGTGGCAGGTTTGAGATCACCAGTAGAATTACCAAATGAACTTAATTTATATAATCGAGGAATTTTGTTTTTGTGTGCTAACAAGTCTGTCCAAAAATGCATCCCACCTAAATAATTATTTTTGTTCGATGATGATTTGTACTTTTGGTCTACATGTTCTCGGAAAGAGATTAATGCCGACTGCCACTGTTCAAAGGAGCCGTAATCATCTAAAGAGGAGTGAATATGAATGCGCTCAAAAAGAGCATGATTGATATCTCGAATATAACCTAGAAACTCTCTTAAAGATAACCAGTGGCTATTGAAAGATTTTTTTGAAGCGTCAGTGAATCGTGGTAACCAACAGAGTGTATCAATAAATTCAGGGTGGAAATGGGCGGTGAACCCATATTTTTCAAAACAAAATTCACCGCCTTCTACCAAGAAATTAGTGCGCATCATTAAAATGCATCATCCTCGGCAACGTCTTTATTTTCAGTTTCTTCAAGCTGTTCTACTGCCGGAGTAAGAAGCAATTCTCGTAGCTTAATATCAAGTTCTTCAGCGATATGACTCTTTTCTTCAATAAACTTACATGCATTAGCCTTACCTTGACCAATCTTATCGCCTTGATAACTATACCAAGCACCAGCTTTCTCAACTAACTTGTGCTTTACACCTAGGTCAATCAGCTCACCATAACGGTTGAAGCCCTTGCCATACAAAATTTGAGTCTCAGCCTGCTTGAACGGCGCTGCAATTTTATTCTTAACAACTTTGATGCGAGTTTCATTGCCAACGACCTCATCACCTTCCTTGATGGATCCTGTACGGCGAATATCTAAGCGTACTGAAGCGTAGAATTTTAATGCGTTCCCACCTGTTGTAGTTTCAGGATTCCCGAACATTACGCCTATTTTCATGCGAATTTGGTTAATAAAAATGCACATGCAATTTGATTGTTTTAAGTTACCTGTAAGCTTACGCATCGCTTGAGAAAGCATGCGGGCTTGAAGCCCCATATGGCTATCACCCATCTCTCCTTCAATTTCTGCCTTAGGCGTTAACGCAGCCACAGAATCAACAACCAAAACATCAATAGCACCAGAGCGAGCTAGCGCATCACAGATCTCTAAAGCCTGCTCACCAGTATCAGGTTGAGAAACTAGAAGGCTATCAATATCAACACCAAGCTTTCGAGCATAAATTGGGTCCAGCGCATGCTCGGCATCAATGAACGCACAAGTTTTGCCTTGTTTTTGAGCGGCAGCAATCACTTCCAAAGTTAATGTGGTTTTACCTGAAGATTCTGGACCATAGATTTCAACGATACGCCCCATCGGGAGACCACCAGCGCCTAAAGCGACATCTAAAGATAGGGAACCTGTAGAGATAGTTTCTACGTCCATCGTGCGATTGTCGCCTAGCTTCATGATTGAACCCTTACCAAATTGTTTTTCAATTTGGCCTAGCGCAGCAGCTAATGCTTTTTGCTTATTATCGTCCATCGATCAAGTACCTTTAATTTGTTTCAAACTTGTAAAGTGATTAATAGGTTTTTTGCCTACCCTTTGTCAAATTTGATTCAAACTTGGCAAAAAGCACCGACTCAAACTGTATGCATCGGTATTATTACTAATAACACCTTATATATCAATATAAATACCGATACAAACAACTATGCAATAGCACATTCTGGGTTACCAAACATCACACCAATCTTCATACGAATTTGGTTAATGAAGATACACATACAGTTAGACTGCTTCAGGTTACCCGTTAGCTTACGCATTGCTTGAGAAAGCATACGTGCTTGAAGACCCATGTGGCTGTCGCCCATTTCACCTTCGATTTCAGCTTTAGGAGTTAGTGCTGCAACTGAGTCAACAACCATTACGTCGATAGCGCCTGAACGTGCTAGCGCATCACAAATCTCTAGAGCTTGTTCACCTGTATCTGGCTGAGAAACCAATAGCGCGTCGATATCAACACCTAGCTTCTTAGCATAAACAGGATCAAGAGCGTGCTCAGCATCGATAAAGGCACAAGTTTTACCTTGCTTTTGCGCTGCTGCAATACACTCAAGTGTTAGCGTCGTTTTACCTGAAGATTCTGGACCGTAGATTTCTACGATACGACCCATAGGTAGGCCACCAGCACCCAAAGCGATATCCAAAGAAAGTGAACCTGTAGAGATAGTTTCTACGTCCATTGCGCGGTTGTCACCAAGGCGCATGATTGAACCTTTACCGAATTGCTTTTCAATCTGACCTAGCGCAGCGGCGAGCGCTTTCTGTTTGTTCTCGTCCATCACTTTCTCCAAATGATTCATCTATTTCGTGCTGATGATTATCAATCTAATTCTTCCGTTCAGCTCAGTGACTGAACAATCAATGCAAGTCATTATACTGTTGATTCATACAGTGTCCATACCTGTATGGTTTTTTTTTAGCTTTTGGTGATATCCACCTAATTTTAAAAGCATTTAAATTATTGGGCAGATTATTTATTCCTTGTCGACAGTTCCACGTACAGTACTTTTAACGCGTGTTCGACTGCCTGTAGGCGAACTTGCGCACGGTCGCCTGAAAAGCACACTGTATCTACTTTTTTCCAATCGCTAGAATCAGCCCAAGCAAAACAAACGGTTCCTACCGGTTTTAGCTCAGTACCGCCTCCTGGCCCTGCGATACCGCTGATTGAAACGCCAATATTGGCATTTGAGTTCTGTATCGCCCCTTCAACCATCTCCACAACAGTTTGTTCACTCACCGCGCCAAATTGTTCGAGTGTTGCCGCTGACACCCCGAGCATCTCCATCTTGGCTTCATTGCTATAGGTGATAAACGCGCGATCAAACCAAGCTGAGCTTCCTGCAATATCAGTAATTGCCGCAGAAACACCGCCACCAGTGCAAGATTCAGCAGTGGTCATGACTAATTTATGATGATTTAGCAACTCACCTAACTGTTGAGAGAGATTTTGCTGTGATTCCATATCTAAAACCCTTTATTACACCTTTTCGCTCTTAGGCTATTCACGTATCCTAAGCCGCAATAGGAATAAACAAAAGATCTATACCGTGAAAGCGTTACCTGAAAAAGAAAAGCAAAAACACACGCCTATGATGCAGCAATATCTCAAGCTCAAAGCTGAGAACCCAGATATCTTGCTGTTTTATCGGATGGGAGATTTCTATGAGCTTTTCTACGATGATGCGAAGCGAGCATCTCAATTGCTCGATATTTCTCTAACTAAGAGAGGCGCTTCTGCTGGCGAACCTATTCCAATGGCAGGAGTACCATTTCATGCCGTGGAAGGTTATTTGGCAAAACTGGTTCAACTTGGTGAGTCTGTAGCGATTTGTGAACAGATTGGCGATCCTGCAACCAGTAAGGGACCAGTTGAGCGCGCTGTTGTTCGCATTGTTACACCGGGTACCGTCACCGACGAGGCACTGCTCTCTGAAAGGCTAGATAACCTGATTGCTGCCATCTATTACCACGATGACAAATTCGGCTATGCGACATTGGATGTCACGTCAGGTCGATTCCAATTAATGGAACCTGAAAGCGAAGAAGCGATGGCGGCAGAGTTGCAACGCACTTCGCCACGTGAACTGCTTTTCCCGGAAGATTTTGAACCTGTTCACCTGATGTCTTCGCGCAACGGTAATCGTCGCCGCCCTGTTTGGGAGTTTGAGCTCGATACCGCTAAGCAGCAATTAAACCAGCAATTTGGTACACGTGACTTAGTGGGCTTCGGAGTGGAACACGCGAAGCTCGGACTCTGCGCGGCAGGTTGTTTGATTCAATATGTCAAAGATACTCAGCGCACGGCACTACCACACATTCGCTCGTTGACATTTGACAGACAAGATCACTCTGTCATTTTGGATGCCGCGACGCGACGCAACCTAGAAATTACTCACAATCTGGCTGGCGGCACAGATAACACCTTAGCTGAGGTGCTAGATCATACTGCGACAGCTATGGGTAGCCGTATGCTCAAACGTTGGCTGCATCAGCCGATGCGCGACATCGACACGCTGAATCATCGTTTAGATGCCATTTCTGAATTAAAAGAAGTGTCACTGTTTGCTGATCTTCACCCTGTGCTAAAGCAGATCGGGGATATCGAACGTATTCTTGCTCGCTTGGCTCTACGCAGTGCAAGGCCTCGTGATATGGCTCGCCTTCGTTTTGCCATGCAGCAACTGCCTGAGCTAGCAGAATCGATGAATTCGTTGGCTCACCCATACTTATCCAAACTGGCTCAATACGCTGCGCCAATGGACGAAGTATGTGAGCTACTAGAGCACGCAATCAAAGATAACCCACCTGTGGTGATTCGTGATGGGGGGGTGATTGCTGAAGGCTATAACGCTGAACTCGACGAATGGCGTAAGCTAGCGGATGGGGCAACAGAATACCTTGAGCAAATGGAGCAGGATGAACGCGAACGTCACGGTATCGATAGCCTAAAAGTGGGCTACAACAACGTGCATGGTTTCTTTATCCAAGTCAGCCGTGGTCAAAGCCATTTAGTTCCTCCTCATTATGTCCGTCGTCAGACATTAAAAAATGCTGAGCGTTACATTATCCCAGAGCTCAAAGAGCATGAAGATAAAGTGCTTAACTCTAAATCGAAAGCACTCGCTCTGGAGAAGCAGCTTTGGGAAGAGCTATTTGATCTCTTATTGCCACATCTGGAACAGATGCAAAACGTTGCTTCAGCGGTATCACAAATCGATGTACTGCAAAACTTGGCAGAACGTGCAGACAGCCTAGATTACTGTCGTCCTACTTTGACTAAAGAAGTGGGCATTCATATTCAAGCAGGCCGTCACCCAGTGGTTGAACAAGTAATGGATGACCCATTTATTGCCAACCCTATTGAGCTAAACCCACAGCGTAAAATGTTGATCATTACTGGTCCGAATATGGGTGGTAAATCGACTTACATGCGCCAAACCGCATTGATTGCGCTGATGGCCCACATTGGTTCTTATGTACCTGCTGAGTCTGCTCAGATTGGCTCTATTGATCGCATATTTACCCGTATTGGCGCTTCTGACGATCTCGCCTCTGGTCGCTCAACCTTTATGGTTGAGATGACGGAGACAGCAAACATCCTCCACAACGCTACCGCCAATAGTTTAGTTTTGATGGACGAAATCGGTCGCGGTACCAGCACCTATGACGGGCTGTCTCTTGCTTGGGCTAGTGCCGAGTGGCTAGCTAAAGAGCTAGGCTCAATGACCCTGTTTGCGACTCATTATTTCGAGTTAACTGAGCTGCCAAATCAGATCCCACACTTAGCCAACGTTCATCTAGATGCAGTGGAACATGGCGACAGTATCGCCTTTATGCACGCAGTCCAAGAAGGGGCTGCAAGTAAATCTTATGGTCTAGCGGTAGCGGGTTTGGCTGGCGTACCTAAGAGTGTGATTAAAAACGCACGCGCTAAGCTGACACAGCTAGAACAGTTAGGCCAAGAAGGGGAAGGTGTACCTCGTTCAAGTGCTGTAGACATCGCCAACCAACTTAGTCTGATTCCAGAGCCAAGTGAGGTTGAAGAAGCACTATCTGCAATTGACCCTGATGACCTAACACCAAGGCAAGCATTAGAAGAGCTTTATCGACTGAAAAAGTTGATGTGACAACTAAGGTCTGTTGACTTAATGCCATAGAAAACAAAAACGGCAGCCAATTGGATTGGCTGCCGTTTCTTTATTGCGAAAACATTTAGCTTAGAGCTTCCTACGCAGTAGCAACAAGGCGACCGTTAAGAACACAATACTAGGCATCACTGCGCCAAATACTGGCGGGATGTTGTAAACCAAACTCAGTGGGCCAAAGAATTCACTCGATATATAGAAAGTAAATCCAGCAATCACACCCGATAGAATACGGGCACCCATAGTTACACTACGCAGTGGACCAAAGATAAATGACAGTGCCATTAACATCATCACCGCAATGGAGAATGGCTGTGTCACCTTACGCCAGAAGGCCAATTCATAACGAGATGGATCTTGCTCAGACGCTTTTAAATAAGTGACATAATCATACAGGCCACCTAGAGATAACTCTTCTGGTTTGACCGTCACTACCGCTAACTTATCCGGTGCCAGAGAAGTCGTCCAACTATACTCAGCGAGACTCTGCTTGGAGATTTCTACCTCGTCCACCATTTCAGTTAGCTGAACGTCTTTCATCATCCAAGTATTGTCTGACACATACTCGACTTCGGCAGCATAAACAACGCTTTCCAAGCGCTTGTCATCATCGTAGCGCCACATGTTCATGCCATAGATTTTGCTGTCCTCAACTTTACCAATAAAGATAAAGTCATTGGCGTCACGTGCCCAAACTCCGGTCCGTACTGACATAATTGCACCGCCCGAAGTGGCAAAAGCACGCAAATCACGCGCCGCTTTTTGCGCTTGAGGCGCACCCCATTGACCAAGCAAAGTAACCATAATCATCAGGGGTACAGCGGTTTTCAGTACCGATAAGCCAATATCTAGTTTCGAAAAGCCCGCCGCCTGCATAACCACTAGCTCAGAGCTAGAGGCCAACATACCAAGACCAATCAGAGCACCAAGCAATGCCGCCATTGGAAAGAACATTTCAATATCACGTGGAATACTGAGCAAAACGAACAGTAAAGCTTGCAAAAGGTCGTACGTCCCCTCGCCCACTTTACGCAACTGCTCAACGTATTTGATGATCGCAGAAAGGCCGACAAAGGTTGCCAATACCAAAGATGAGGTGGCAATAATGGTTCTACCTATGTAGAGATCGAGAATCTTAAACACGACTTACGCTGCCTTTTTTCTTTGTCTTAGTTTGTCTTTGAAGCGGCGAACAGGAATGCTGTCCATCGAGTTAATACCAATCGCGGTCAAGAGTAGCGCAGCATTTATTGGCCACATACCAACGAAGGTAGGAATAGAACCATCTTCAATCGCTGACTTAGTGGCACTTATTGCCAAGAAGTAAGCCAGATAGATCAAAATAGCCGGCCCCATTTTGGCAAAGCGCCCCTGACGTGGGTTAACCGCAGAAAGAGGCACAACCAACATCGTAAGCAAAGGAATACAAACAACCAGTGAGATACGCCATTGAACTTCTGCTTGTGCGCGAGGGTCTGGGTTCTTCATCAATTCAAGAGTAGGAATCGCTTCCCAGTCACGACCTTGAGGCTTTACATCACGCTGACCAATCAAACCTTCGTACTGATCGAAATCCGTCACCATGTAATCAACACGAGTCGGAACACCTTCATAACGAACACCATCGTACATACGAATCACTTGTCGTCCGTCGCTAAGCTCTTTCACTTCTCCTGATTGAGAAAAAGAGACACTCGGAAGAATGGAATCACGCGGGCGCATTTGGGCAACAAACACGTGCTTGAGTTTCTTGCCATCAATATCGTCAATGAAAACCACTGAAGAACCATCTGGCGTGCCTTGGAAGTGGCCTTTCTTCAGCAAATCGACACTGTTCTCTGCCGCTGTTTCTTCTTGCAGCTTAACCAGTTGGTCTTGGCTATAAGGAGCAAAAACGAAAGAGTTAAAACCCGCAATCGCACCGGTAATAACGGCTAGGTATAAAGCTGCTCGGATCAAGAACTTATTACCAATCCCCGTCGCATTCATCACGGTAATTTCACTTTCTGCGTATAAACGGCCAAAAGTGAGCAAGATCCCCAAGAAAAGACTCAACGGCAACATCAAAAGTCCCATTGAAGGCATGCTTAAAGCCACATAGTGCATGACCAAGCTGGCGGGAATATCACCATCCGACGCATCGGCCAAAACTTTGATCAATTTTTGGCTAAGGAACACTAAAAACAGGATAAAAAATATCGCTAATTGGCTTTTGAGTGTCTCGCGGATCAAATATCTAACAATAATCACGCTGAAATTACCTATACAAAACTTGTTTTTTTAATTGAATCACTATAATTTCCCGTTGAACCTTTTATTTTTAAATTTTTGGCTAACTGTTAATGCGCTTATTTAAGAATAGTTCCGAGTAAGGAATCAACAAGTAAGACGGCATTATCTAACATTTAGTTCTATTTGTCTTCAGGATGTAGGAGTACGCATGGAGTTCAGTGTAAAAAGTGGCAGTCCAGAGAAACAGCGCAGCGCATGTATCGTTGTGGGCGTGTTCGAGCCACGTCGCCTTTCTCCAGTTGCCGAGCAGCTAGATAAAATCAGCGATGGCTATATTAGTTCACTACTTCGCCGTGGTGACCTAGAAGGAAAACCGGGGCAGATGCTACTGCTTCATCAAGTACCAGGTGTACTGTCTGAGCGCGTTTTACTGGTTGGTTGTGGTAAAGAACGTGAACTGGGTGAGCGTCAATACAAAGAGATCATCCAAAAGACTATCAACACTCTTAACGAAACAGGTTCAATGGAAGCGGTATGTTTCCTAACAGAACTGCACGTTAAAGGCCGTGATACTTACTGGAAAGTTCGCCAAGCGGTTGAAGCAACAAAAGATGGTCTATACACCTTCGATCAGTTCAAGAGCCAAAAGCCAGAAACTCGTCGACCACTACGTAAACTGGTATTTAACGTACCAACACGTCGTGAGCTAAACCTAGGTGAGAAAGCGATCGCACACGGTCTTGCTATCTCTTCTGGTGTAAAAGCATCCAAAGATCTTGGCAACATGCCACCAAACATCGCTAACCCTGCTTACCTTGCTTCTCAAGCGCGTCGCCTAGCTGACGATTACGAGACAGTGACAACCAAGATCATTGGTGAGCAAGAGATGGAAAAACTGGGCATGACTTCATACCTAGCGGTAGGTCGTGGCTCTAAGAATGAATCTATGATGTCTATCATGGAGTACAAGGGCAACCCAGATCCAGAAGCGAAACCAATTGTCCTTGTTGGTAAAGGTCTTACTTTCGATTCAGGCGGTATCTCACTGAAACCTGGCGAAGGTATGGATGAGATGAAGTACGACATGTGTGGTGCGGCATCTGTATTCGGTACAATGAAAGCACTGGCAAAACTGAACCTACCAATCAATGTGGTTGCTGTTCTTGCTGGCTGTGAAAACATGCCGGGTAGCAACGCTTACCGTCCAGGTGACATTCTAACTACGATGTCAGGCCAAACCGTTGAAGTACTCAACACTGATGCTGAAGGTCGCCTAGTATTGTGTGACGCGCTGACTTACGTAGAACGCTACGAGCCAGAGTGTGTTGTAGACGTTGCAACGTTAACGGGTGCTTGTGTTAT
Encoded here:
- the lptF gene encoding LPS export ABC transporter permease LptF, whose translation is MIIVRYLIRETLKSQLAIFFILFLVFLSQKLIKVLADASDGDIPASLVMHYVALSMPSMGLLMLPLSLFLGILLTFGRLYAESEITVMNATGIGNKFLIRAALYLAVITGAIAGFNSFVFAPYSQDQLVKLQEETAAENSVDLLKKGHFQGTPDGSSVVFIDDIDGKKLKHVFVAQMRPRDSILPSVSFSQSGEVKELSDGRQVIRMYDGVRYEGVPTRVDYMVTDFDQYEGLIGQRDVKPQGRDWEAIPTLELMKNPDPRAQAEVQWRISLVVCIPLLTMLVVPLSAVNPRQGRFAKMGPAILIYLAYFLAISATKSAIEDGSIPTFVGMWPINAALLLTAIGINSMDSIPVRRFKDKLRQRKKAA
- the pepA gene encoding leucyl aminopeptidase is translated as MEFSVKSGSPEKQRSACIVVGVFEPRRLSPVAEQLDKISDGYISSLLRRGDLEGKPGQMLLLHQVPGVLSERVLLVGCGKERELGERQYKEIIQKTINTLNETGSMEAVCFLTELHVKGRDTYWKVRQAVEATKDGLYTFDQFKSQKPETRRPLRKLVFNVPTRRELNLGEKAIAHGLAISSGVKASKDLGNMPPNIANPAYLASQARRLADDYETVTTKIIGEQEMEKLGMTSYLAVGRGSKNESMMSIMEYKGNPDPEAKPIVLVGKGLTFDSGGISLKPGEGMDEMKYDMCGAASVFGTMKALAKLNLPINVVAVLAGCENMPGSNAYRPGDILTTMSGQTVEVLNTDAEGRLVLCDALTYVERYEPECVVDVATLTGACVIALGHHISGVISNHNPLSHELVNASEQASDRAWRLPMADEYHEQLKSPFADMANIGGRPGGTITAGCFLSKFAKKYHWAHVDIAGTAWKSGAAKGSTGRPVSMLVQFLLNRSGQETEE